One genomic window of Oryctolagus cuniculus chromosome 11, mOryCun1.1, whole genome shotgun sequence includes the following:
- the STMN3 gene encoding stathmin-3, with translation MASTMSAYREKMKELSVLSLICSCFSPQPHPNTIYQYGDMEVKQLDKRASGQSFEVILKSPSDLSPESPVLSSPPKRKDTSLEELQKRLEAAEERRKTQEAQVLKQLAERREHQREVLHKAQEESSNFSRLAGEKLNHKMELSKEIREAHLAALRERLREKELHAAEVRRNKEQREEMSG, from the exons cCTACAGGGAGAAGATGAAGGAGCTGTCCGTGCTGTCCCTCATCTGCTCCTGCTTCTCCCCGCAGCCGCACCCCAACACCATCTACCAGTATGGGG acatggaagtgaagcagctggacaaGCGGGCCTCTGGCCAGAGCTTCGAGGTCATCCTCAAGTCCCCTTCCGACCTGTCCCCTGAGAGCCCTGTGCTCTCCTCCCCCCCCAAGAGGAAGGACACCTCGCTGGAGGAGCTGCAGAAGCGGCTGGAGGCAGCCGAGGAGAGGCGGAAG ACGCAGGAGGCGCAGGTGCTGAAGCAGCTGGCGGAGCGGCGCGAGCACCAGCGCGAGGTGCTGCACAAGGCGCAGGAGGAGAGCAGCAACTTCAGCCGCCTGGCGGGCGAGAAGCTCAACCACAAGATGGAGCTCAGCAAGGAGATCCGCGAGGCGCACCTGGCGGCGCTGCGAGAGCGCCTGCGCGAGAAG GAGCTGCACGCGGCCGAAGTGCGCAGGAACAAGGAGCAGCGTGAGGAGATGTCTGGCTAA